The following are encoded together in the Streptomyces flavofungini genome:
- a CDS encoding D-alanine--D-alanine ligase family protein translates to MSSENLPQSPRKPRVAVVFGGRSSEHGISVVTAGAVLRAIDRTKYDVLPIGITTDGRWALTADDPDRMAIADRKVPNVAELADSADGGVVLPVDPGNREVVYSEPGAVPKALGEVDVVFPMLHGPYGEDGTLQGLLELSGVPYVGAGVLASAVGQDKEYMKRVFTSFGLPVGPYLVIRPREWQREEKKARQRVADFAGEHGWPLFIKPARAGSSIGITKVDSFDGLDEAIAEAQRHDPKIIVEALLRGREIECGVLEFEDGPRASVPAEIPPVQAHDYYDFEAKYIDSTPGLVPAPLTPEETAEVQRLAVEAFEAASCEGLVRADFFLTEDGRFVINEINTMPGFTPISMYPQMWEKSGVGYAELVDRLIQAALNRPTGLR, encoded by the coding sequence ATGAGCAGCGAGAACCTCCCCCAGAGCCCCCGCAAGCCGCGTGTCGCCGTCGTGTTCGGCGGCCGCAGCTCGGAGCACGGCATCTCCGTCGTCACCGCCGGTGCCGTGCTGCGCGCCATCGACCGGACCAAGTACGACGTGCTGCCGATCGGCATCACGACGGACGGACGCTGGGCGCTGACCGCGGACGACCCCGACCGGATGGCCATCGCCGACCGCAAGGTCCCGAACGTCGCCGAGCTCGCCGATTCCGCCGACGGCGGCGTCGTCCTGCCCGTCGACCCGGGCAACCGCGAGGTCGTCTACAGCGAGCCCGGCGCGGTGCCCAAGGCCCTCGGCGAGGTCGACGTGGTCTTCCCGATGCTGCACGGTCCCTACGGCGAGGACGGCACCCTCCAGGGGCTCCTTGAGCTGTCCGGTGTGCCGTACGTGGGCGCGGGCGTGCTCGCCTCGGCCGTCGGCCAGGACAAGGAGTACATGAAGCGGGTCTTCACCTCCTTCGGGCTGCCCGTCGGCCCCTACCTGGTGATCCGGCCCCGCGAGTGGCAGCGCGAGGAGAAGAAGGCCCGCCAGCGCGTCGCGGACTTCGCGGGCGAGCACGGCTGGCCGCTGTTCATCAAGCCCGCGCGCGCGGGCTCCTCGATCGGCATCACCAAGGTCGACTCCTTCGACGGCCTCGACGAGGCCATCGCGGAGGCGCAGCGCCACGACCCGAAGATCATCGTGGAGGCGCTGCTCCGCGGCCGCGAGATCGAGTGCGGCGTCCTGGAGTTCGAGGACGGGCCGCGCGCCAGCGTGCCCGCCGAGATCCCGCCGGTGCAGGCGCACGACTACTACGACTTCGAGGCGAAGTACATCGACTCGACGCCCGGCCTGGTGCCCGCACCGCTCACGCCCGAGGAGACCGCCGAGGTGCAGCGGCTCGCGGTCGAGGCCTTCGAGGCGGCGTCCTGCGAGGGCCTGGTCCGCGCGGACTTCTTCCTCACCGAGGACGGCCGGTTCGTCATCAACGAGATCAACACCATGCCGGGCTTCACGCCGATCTCCATGTACCCGCAGATGTGGGAGAAGAGCGGCGTCGGGTACGCGGAGCTGGTGGACCGCCTCATCCAGGCAGCGCTGAACCGGCCCACGGGGCTGCGCTAG
- a CDS encoding NAD(P)H-dependent glycerol-3-phosphate dehydrogenase: MTRSLKAAVFGTGSWGTAFGMVLADAGCDVTLWARRAELADAVNSTHTNPDYLPGVGLPRNLTATTDPAAAADGADFTVLAVPSQTLRGNLAAWTPLLAPDTVLVSLMKGVELGSAMRMSEVVEDVTKAPAERIAVVTGPNLAREIAARQPAASVVACTDESVAQRLQGACHTPYFRPYTNTDVVGCELGGAVKNVIGLAVGIADGMGLGDNTKGSLITRGLAETTRLGLAMGADPLTFSGLAGLGDLVATCSSPLSRNHTFGTNLGKGMTLQETIAVTKQTAEGVKSCESVLDLARRHGVDMPITETVVGIVHEGTPPLVALKELMSRSAKPERR, encoded by the coding sequence GTGACCCGATCCCTGAAGGCCGCCGTCTTCGGAACCGGCTCGTGGGGGACGGCCTTCGGGATGGTCCTGGCCGACGCCGGCTGCGACGTCACCCTGTGGGCCCGCCGCGCCGAACTCGCCGACGCGGTCAACTCCACCCACACCAACCCCGACTACCTGCCGGGCGTCGGGCTGCCCCGGAACCTGACCGCCACCACCGACCCGGCCGCCGCCGCGGACGGCGCCGACTTCACCGTGCTCGCCGTGCCCTCGCAGACGCTGCGCGGCAACCTCGCCGCCTGGACCCCGCTGCTCGCCCCCGACACGGTGCTCGTCTCGCTGATGAAGGGCGTCGAGCTGGGCTCCGCCATGCGCATGAGCGAGGTCGTCGAGGACGTCACCAAGGCCCCCGCCGAGCGGATCGCCGTCGTCACCGGGCCCAACCTGGCCCGGGAGATCGCCGCCCGTCAGCCCGCCGCGTCCGTCGTCGCCTGCACCGACGAATCGGTCGCCCAGCGCCTCCAGGGCGCCTGTCACACGCCGTACTTCCGGCCGTACACGAACACCGACGTCGTCGGCTGCGAGCTGGGCGGCGCCGTCAAGAACGTCATCGGGCTCGCCGTCGGCATCGCGGACGGCATGGGCCTCGGCGACAACACCAAGGGCTCGCTGATCACGCGCGGGCTCGCCGAGACCACCCGGCTCGGCCTCGCCATGGGCGCCGACCCGCTCACGTTCTCGGGGCTCGCGGGCCTCGGCGACCTGGTGGCCACCTGCTCCTCGCCGCTCTCGCGCAACCACACCTTCGGCACCAACCTCGGCAAGGGCATGACCCTGCAGGAGACCATCGCGGTCACCAAGCAGACCGCGGAGGGCGTCAAGTCCTGCGAGTCCGTGCTCGATCTGGCCCGCAGGCACGGCGTCGACATGCCGATCACCGAGACGGTCGTCGGCATCGTGCACGAGGGCACGCCGCCGCTCGTCGCCCTCAAGGAGCTGATGTCGCGCAGTGCCAAGCCGGAACGTCGCTGA
- a CDS encoding lysophospholipid acyltransferase family protein: MSRRRIGFWYRLAAVIAKPPLLVLIKRDWRGMENIPADGGFIAAVNHNSHLDPFAYAHFQYNTGRVPRFLAKHGLFKKGFVGAFMRGTGQIPVYRETTNALSAFRAAIEAVERGECVAFYPEGTLTRDPDLWPMTAKTGVARVALQTKCPVIPVAQWGANHVLPPYAKKPDVLPRKTHHVLAGEPVDLARFYDKEMTPDLLKEATEAIMAAITELLEELRGEQAPQKRYDPREVRLAQRRKAKETSVDGNSAASSRTEQGSSEESK; the protein is encoded by the coding sequence GTGTCCCGCCGCAGAATCGGCTTCTGGTACCGCTTGGCGGCGGTCATCGCTAAACCGCCGCTGTTGGTTCTGATCAAGCGGGACTGGCGGGGAATGGAGAACATTCCGGCCGACGGCGGTTTTATCGCCGCCGTGAACCACAATTCCCATCTCGACCCGTTCGCGTACGCCCACTTTCAGTACAACACCGGGCGGGTCCCGCGTTTCCTCGCCAAGCACGGGCTCTTCAAGAAGGGCTTCGTCGGGGCGTTCATGCGGGGCACCGGGCAGATCCCGGTCTACCGCGAGACCACCAACGCGCTGAGCGCCTTCCGGGCCGCCATCGAGGCCGTCGAGCGCGGCGAATGCGTGGCGTTCTACCCCGAGGGCACCCTCACCCGCGACCCCGACCTGTGGCCCATGACGGCCAAGACCGGCGTCGCGCGCGTGGCCCTGCAGACCAAGTGCCCGGTCATTCCGGTGGCCCAGTGGGGCGCCAACCACGTCCTGCCGCCGTACGCGAAGAAGCCCGACGTGCTGCCCCGCAAGACCCACCACGTGCTCGCCGGCGAGCCGGTCGACCTGGCGCGCTTCTACGACAAGGAGATGACCCCGGACCTCCTGAAGGAGGCCACCGAGGCCATCATGGCGGCCATCACCGAGCTCCTCGAGGAGCTGCGCGGCGAGCAGGCCCCGCAGAAGCGTTACGACCCGCGTGAGGTTCGTCTCGCGCAGCGCCGCAAGGCCAAGGAGACCTCCGTCGACGGGAACTCCGCCGCCAGCAGCCGTACAGAGCAAGGCAGTTCGGAGGAGAGCAAGTGA
- the cofC gene encoding 2-phospho-L-lactate guanylyltransferase, whose product MQWTVVIPLKPLERAKSRLAPAAGDGLRPALALAFAQDTVAAAVACPSVRDVVVVTDDVRAGRELGALGAHVVPDAPGDGLNAALAHAARQVRSGRPGAPVAALNADLPALRSRELARVLDAATPFARAFLPDAAGIGTTLLTAGPGTELDPRFGGASRARHRDSGAVELGGGHAGAADGVGDAGSVRQDVDTGDDLRAALALGVGPHTAAAAAGLLIPD is encoded by the coding sequence GTGCAGTGGACCGTGGTGATACCGCTCAAGCCCCTGGAGCGGGCCAAGAGCCGTCTCGCGCCCGCCGCCGGCGACGGTCTGCGGCCCGCGCTCGCCCTGGCGTTCGCGCAGGACACGGTGGCCGCGGCGGTGGCCTGCCCGTCGGTGCGGGATGTGGTGGTCGTCACGGACGACGTCCGCGCGGGCCGCGAACTGGGCGCGCTCGGCGCCCACGTCGTCCCCGACGCTCCGGGGGACGGCCTCAACGCCGCGCTGGCGCACGCGGCCCGCCAGGTGCGCTCCGGGCGGCCAGGGGCCCCGGTGGCGGCTCTGAACGCCGATCTGCCCGCGCTGCGCTCCCGTGAATTGGCCCGCGTCCTCGACGCCGCCACCCCATTCGCCCGCGCTTTCCTCCCGGACGCCGCGGGAATCGGCACGACGCTGCTCACCGCGGGTCCGGGCACGGAATTGGATCCCCGATTCGGCGGCGCGTCCCGGGCGCGCCACCGCGACTCGGGCGCGGTGGAACTCGGCGGCGGGCACGCCGGAGCCGCCGACGGCGTCGGGGACGCGGGTTCGGTGCGCCAGGACGTGGACACCGGCGACGACCTGCGGGCCGCGCTCGCCCTCGGCGTGGGCCCGCACACGGCGGCGGCCGCCGCGGGGCTGCTGATCCCGGACTGA
- a CDS encoding HU family DNA-binding protein produces the protein MNKAQLVEAIADKVGGRQQAADAVDAVLDAIVRAVVSGDRVSVTGFGSFEKVDRPARYARNPQTGERVRVKKTSVPRFRAGQGFKDLVSGSKKLPKNDVAVKKAPKGSLSGGTSSSRTTVKKAAAKKATTAKKATAKKTTAKKTTAAKKATTAKKATTAKKATTAKKAAKTATAKKTTAKKTAKAATAKKTTAKKAAAKKAPAKKATAKKAPAKKSTARKTTAKKATARKK, from the coding sequence GTGAACAAGGCGCAGCTCGTAGAAGCGATTGCCGACAAGGTCGGTGGCCGTCAGCAGGCCGCCGACGCCGTGGACGCGGTTCTGGACGCCATCGTCCGTGCCGTCGTCAGTGGAGACCGAGTTTCGGTCACCGGCTTCGGCTCGTTCGAGAAGGTCGACCGCCCGGCCCGGTACGCCCGCAACCCGCAGACCGGGGAGCGTGTTCGGGTCAAGAAGACCTCGGTGCCCCGCTTCCGTGCGGGCCAGGGCTTCAAGGACCTGGTGAGCGGCTCGAAGAAGCTCCCGAAGAACGACGTGGCGGTCAAGAAGGCGCCCAAGGGCAGCCTCTCGGGTGGCACTTCTTCCTCGCGGACCACCGTCAAGAAGGCGGCGGCCAAGAAGGCGACCACCGCCAAGAAGGCCACGGCCAAGAAGACGACGGCGAAGAAGACCACCGCCGCCAAGAAGGCCACCACCGCCAAGAAGGCGACCACGGCCAAGAAGGCCACCACCGCCAAGAAGGCGGCGAAGACGGCCACGGCCAAGAAGACCACGGCCAAGAAGACGGCCAAGGCCGCCACGGCGAAGAAGACCACCGCCAAGAAGGCCGCCGCCAAGAAGGCGCCCGCCAAGAAGGCCACGGCCAAGAAGGCGCCGGCCAAGAAGTCGACGGCGCGCAAGACCACCGCCAAGAAGGCCACCGCCCGCAAGAAGTAA